Proteins from a single region of Geothrix sp. PMB-07:
- a CDS encoding type IV toxin-antitoxin system AbiEi family antitoxin → MIIHREVELIDAALARFEAQTGLQAIREPIEDHLGPDGRVRIIDGPRQWVFDVECKNRVDRLAMLHGVQAQIQGFANAGLLMVPYLAPELARQCQSIGLPFMDAAGNAFLKREGLYALVTGQKPDKALLRPEKPMRAFDRTGLRVVFALLAAPKLVQAPYRDLAKAAGVALGTVGWILTDLREHGFLVDIVGERRWIDRQRVIQAWTTNYPLRLRERLRVRRFAAKDDTWWENANPGAFGGFWGGEIAAAKLHGDLIPKTVTIYLPEDRKDFLAKHRLRADPQGLIEVLDVFWDFPPAPEIPEGIAPPLLVYTDLLTIGDPRTLEEARRIHDHYLA, encoded by the coding sequence ATGATCATTCATCGAGAAGTTGAGCTGATAGATGCCGCCCTGGCGCGATTCGAGGCTCAGACCGGACTCCAGGCCATCCGTGAACCGATTGAAGACCACCTAGGCCCGGATGGGCGAGTCAGGATCATCGACGGTCCTCGCCAATGGGTCTTCGACGTGGAGTGCAAGAACCGGGTGGACCGACTGGCCATGCTCCACGGCGTACAAGCTCAAATCCAGGGATTCGCGAACGCGGGCCTGCTCATGGTTCCTTACCTGGCCCCCGAGTTGGCCCGGCAGTGCCAGAGCATCGGGTTGCCCTTCATGGACGCCGCCGGGAATGCCTTCCTCAAAAGGGAGGGCCTCTACGCCCTGGTGACAGGACAAAAACCCGACAAGGCGCTGCTGCGGCCCGAGAAGCCCATGCGCGCTTTCGATCGGACTGGCCTTAGGGTGGTCTTCGCTCTCCTGGCAGCCCCCAAGCTAGTGCAAGCCCCCTATCGAGACCTGGCCAAAGCGGCGGGCGTGGCGCTGGGAACGGTGGGCTGGATCCTGACGGATCTCCGGGAACATGGCTTCCTGGTGGACATCGTGGGCGAGCGCCGCTGGATCGACCGTCAGCGCGTCATCCAAGCCTGGACGACCAACTACCCCCTTCGCCTGCGCGAACGCCTGCGCGTTCGCCGCTTTGCAGCCAAGGACGACACCTGGTGGGAGAACGCAAACCCAGGGGCCTTCGGTGGCTTCTGGGGAGGGGAGATAGCCGCGGCCAAGCTGCATGGCGATCTGATCCCCAAGACCGTCACGATCTACCTTCCCGAGGACCGGAAGGATTTCCTGGCGAAACATCGGCTCCGAGCGGATCCCCAGGGTCTCATCGAAGTGCTGGATGTCTTCTGGGACTTCCCCCCTGCACCGGAAATCCCCGAAGGCATCGCGCCCCCGCTATTGGTCTATACGGACCTCCTGACCATCGGAGATCCTCGCACCCTGGAGGAAGCCCGGAGGATCCATGACCACTACCTGGCTTGA
- a CDS encoding nucleotidyl transferase AbiEii/AbiGii toxin family protein, whose translation MTTTWLDLKRPLDLRLDRLLRDLDDLFRSRGIDYLLTGGMAREILLYYGHGCATGRATKDVDFGVTLSSWEDYETLRSALVGTGTFRPDPKETQRMIHRDPGTGLETKVDLVPFGAIAGPDGALAWPPDGSHLMRVLGYPQALASAIHLRLDETKWVPLASGPGLACMKLVAWMDRGDARLGRDAVDFMELLHQYSHVLTDQELYDSHPDAMDRYDFRAEPAAAFILGKQVAHLADDRLRDVISEALEPPSMQKMLDYFLRERDSQDSSARLEEAARLLEAFKTGWKSIE comes from the coding sequence ATGACCACTACCTGGCTTGACCTCAAGCGCCCCTTGGACCTGCGTCTGGACCGATTGCTGCGGGACCTGGACGATCTCTTCCGGAGCCGAGGTATCGACTACCTGCTCACGGGCGGAATGGCCCGCGAGATCCTGTTGTATTACGGCCACGGCTGCGCGACGGGCCGCGCCACCAAAGACGTGGACTTCGGCGTCACCCTGTCCTCCTGGGAAGACTACGAGACCTTGCGCTCAGCCCTGGTGGGCACAGGAACCTTCCGGCCCGACCCCAAAGAAACCCAGCGAATGATCCATCGGGATCCCGGTACGGGACTCGAAACCAAAGTGGATCTCGTGCCCTTCGGCGCCATCGCCGGACCCGATGGAGCCCTGGCTTGGCCTCCTGATGGCAGCCATTTGATGCGCGTCCTGGGCTACCCCCAGGCACTCGCATCCGCCATTCATCTTCGTCTGGACGAAACAAAATGGGTGCCCCTGGCCTCAGGTCCAGGGCTGGCCTGCATGAAGCTGGTCGCCTGGATGGACCGGGGCGACGCCAGGTTGGGCCGCGATGCTGTGGACTTCATGGAACTCCTCCACCAGTATTCCCACGTGCTCACCGACCAGGAACTGTACGACAGCCATCCGGATGCCATGGATCGCTATGATTTCAGGGCAGAACCCGCCGCCGCCTTCATCCTTGGCAAGCAGGTGGCACATCTCGCAGACGACCGGCTGCGCGACGTGATCAGCGAAGCGCTGGAACCGCCGTCCATGCAGAAGATGCTGGACTACTTCCTGCGGGAACGAGACTCCCAGGATTCCAGTGCCCGTCTGGAAGAAGCCGCACGCCTACTAGAGGCCTTCAAGACTGGATGGAAAAGCATAGAATAG
- a CDS encoding site-specific integrase, translating to MTMAKRQATPKMDTPTARAKNCKPRHEPYWEVIEEGCALGYRRGKRGGVWYAKYYLPEAKPPRKQKDIGFADDSGAPAHIKTLTYGEAKEAALAWRKAEAEALAAPASGAPKEPYTVRKCMADYMSSYEKAGGRASKDTLRVINAHILPAFGDHLVEKLTRSLIQEWFEDLADTPARLRTAKSAEQRFRELPDDFEAKRRRRSTANRILTVLKAALNKALEMERVSCPNTAWRMVKPFRKADSARLRFLSVDDQKTLVNVCPPYFKKLVQAALFTGARYGELSRLMHVRDFHERTGQVFVTSETKSEESRYIALSDEGIAFFKDIVEGRKKSERMFLTEGGEEWKRGHQVRPMNQAVKDAGIEDGLSFHELRHTYASTLIMAGVPLAVVAEQLGHKGTRMVDKHYGHLAKKYVTDTIRQLSPLLRLSE from the coding sequence ATGACCATGGCCAAGAGACAAGCCACCCCCAAGATGGACACCCCCACGGCTCGGGCAAAGAACTGCAAGCCGCGCCATGAGCCCTACTGGGAGGTGATCGAGGAGGGATGCGCCCTTGGGTATCGCCGGGGAAAGCGCGGTGGGGTTTGGTACGCCAAGTACTACCTCCCCGAGGCCAAGCCACCCCGGAAGCAGAAGGACATCGGCTTTGCCGATGACAGCGGGGCTCCGGCACATATCAAGACCCTGACCTACGGCGAGGCGAAGGAAGCTGCTTTGGCATGGCGTAAGGCCGAGGCAGAGGCGCTTGCTGCTCCAGCCTCAGGGGCTCCGAAAGAGCCGTACACCGTGCGCAAATGCATGGCGGACTACATGAGCAGCTACGAGAAGGCCGGTGGCCGTGCCAGCAAGGACACGCTCCGCGTGATCAATGCCCACATCCTTCCCGCTTTCGGCGACCACTTGGTTGAGAAGCTTACAAGGTCACTAATCCAGGAGTGGTTCGAGGATCTCGCAGATACGCCCGCGAGACTGCGCACCGCCAAAAGCGCTGAGCAGCGGTTCCGGGAATTGCCTGACGATTTTGAGGCCAAGCGCCGCCGGAGAAGTACCGCCAACCGAATCCTGACAGTGTTGAAAGCGGCTCTGAACAAGGCCTTGGAAATGGAGAGAGTGAGTTGTCCGAATACGGCTTGGCGGATGGTCAAACCGTTCAGGAAGGCCGATAGCGCCCGGCTTCGGTTCCTGTCTGTCGATGACCAGAAGACGCTGGTGAACGTCTGCCCGCCTTATTTCAAGAAACTTGTCCAGGCGGCGCTGTTCACAGGGGCGCGCTACGGCGAGTTGTCCCGACTCATGCATGTTCGAGATTTCCATGAGCGCACCGGGCAGGTTTTCGTGACTTCCGAAACGAAGTCAGAAGAGAGTCGCTACATTGCGCTCAGCGATGAGGGCATTGCCTTTTTCAAGGACATCGTGGAAGGCCGGAAGAAGTCCGAGCGCATGTTCCTGACGGAAGGGGGCGAGGAATGGAAGCGCGGCCACCAGGTTCGACCAATGAACCAGGCGGTTAAGGACGCTGGGATCGAAGACGGTCTCTCCTTCCACGAACTGAGGCATACCTATGCTTCAACGCTGATCATGGCTGGCGTGCCGTTGGCCGTGGTGGCTGAGCAGCTTGGCCACAAGGGTACGCGTATGGTGGACAAGCACTACGGCCACTTGGCGAAGAAGTACGTCACGGACACGATCCGCCAGCTATCGCCGCTGTTGCGTTTGTCAGAATGA
- a CDS encoding LysR family transcriptional regulator — MSLEQIHTVLAVAETGSLRRAAERLHTTQPPLTRRLASLEDELGILLFHRNAKGMLLSDAGVRFMPHARRILSAIEDAREACLSQHPAPSDRQAGQRSCADPALPAQQPRGTVSEAGGLSMGLTPSAE, encoded by the coding sequence ATGAGCCTTGAGCAGATCCACACCGTCCTGGCTGTCGCAGAAACCGGCAGCCTACGCCGCGCCGCCGAGCGCCTGCATACCACTCAGCCTCCTCTGACACGCCGCCTGGCGAGCCTGGAGGACGAGCTCGGAATCTTGCTCTTTCACCGCAACGCCAAAGGCATGTTGCTGTCCGATGCGGGCGTTCGGTTCATGCCCCATGCCCGCCGGATCCTCAGCGCCATCGAGGATGCGCGGGAGGCGTGCCTCTCCCAGCATCCCGCCCCGAGTGACCGCCAGGCAGGACAGCGATCCTGCGCGGACCCGGCGCTCCCTGCACAACAACCTCGCGGGACGGTTTCTGAAGCGGGCGGCCTTTCCATGGGGCTGACCCCCAGCGCCGAGTAG
- the map gene encoding type I methionyl aminopeptidase yields the protein MSIELYSSGDLAALRRAGAVAAATLAYVGDQLCSGMCTAEIDRLVREDTRRRGGRPSQLGFQGFPAAVCTSRNDVVCHGIPSSEEWLEEGDILNVDVTTCLQGFHGDTSRTFFIGPPGPEARHVVETAEQCLMAGINAIRPGAQLGDIGWAIQRTADAAGCTVVRDYCGHGIGRHMHQPPEVPPTGRPGTGLILRPGMAFTVEPMVNQGRAQTRLDRDGWRVVTVDGSLSAQFEHTVIVTADGHEVLTLAPEPPRPHS from the coding sequence ATGTCGATCGAGCTCTATTCCTCCGGTGATCTGGCCGCCCTGAGAAGGGCTGGGGCAGTGGCCGCGGCCACGCTGGCCTATGTCGGGGACCAGCTTTGCTCCGGGATGTGCACCGCTGAGATCGATCGCCTGGTTCGCGAGGATACGCGGCGCCGGGGGGGACGTCCCAGCCAGCTTGGGTTTCAAGGCTTCCCAGCCGCGGTCTGCACCAGCCGCAATGACGTCGTGTGTCACGGCATCCCCTCGTCAGAGGAATGGCTGGAAGAGGGGGATATCCTCAACGTGGATGTAACCACGTGCCTCCAGGGCTTTCATGGCGACACCTCCCGCACTTTCTTCATCGGCCCCCCAGGCCCTGAGGCCCGCCATGTGGTTGAAACCGCGGAGCAGTGTTTGATGGCGGGGATCAACGCAATTCGGCCCGGTGCCCAGCTCGGAGATATCGGTTGGGCAATCCAGCGCACCGCCGACGCGGCAGGTTGCACCGTGGTGCGGGACTATTGTGGGCACGGCATCGGGCGGCACATGCACCAGCCCCCGGAGGTCCCTCCAACAGGGCGCCCCGGCACCGGCCTGATCCTGCGCCCTGGCATGGCTTTCACTGTGGAGCCGATGGTGAACCAGGGACGGGCCCAAACGCGTTTGGACCGGGATGGTTGGCGTGTGGTAACGGTGGATGGCAGCCTTTCAGCTCAGTTCGAGCACACCGTCATCGTGACGGCCGATGGCCATGAGGTTCTGACCCTGGCCCCTGAGCCTCCGCGGCCCCATTCTTGA
- a CDS encoding DNA adenine methylase, translated as MKAVINVNGLQDGCYVEPYAGGAAVALELLLLDHVSSIYINDLNASVHAFWSSVLNRTDELCDRIMKTPVNMKTWHKQKLIQVEPAIHSELDLGFSTFFLNRCNRSGIIGGGVIGGKDQTGKWKLDARYNREALIRRIQQVGRFRGRITLSNLDAVDFLAGWKCKAPPKSLIYLDPPYFVKGRRLYDSFYSSKDHAGIAKLVPSLKAVNWIVSYDDVPEIRDLYGDFRSIRYALSYSAMDRYKGSEVMFFSNELEIPDMPLNAPIHLIAS; from the coding sequence GTGAAGGCCGTGATCAATGTTAACGGACTTCAGGATGGTTGCTATGTAGAGCCATATGCCGGTGGCGCCGCCGTAGCGTTGGAATTGTTGCTTCTCGATCATGTCTCGAGCATCTACATCAACGATTTAAACGCATCAGTTCATGCGTTCTGGTCCTCGGTTCTTAATCGTACGGATGAACTTTGTGACCGGATCATGAAGACACCAGTAAATATGAAAACCTGGCACAAGCAGAAGTTGATTCAGGTGGAACCGGCGATTCATTCAGAGCTAGACCTCGGATTCTCGACCTTTTTCCTTAACAGGTGCAACCGATCAGGAATTATCGGTGGCGGAGTAATTGGGGGGAAAGATCAGACGGGAAAATGGAAACTGGATGCCCGGTACAACCGGGAGGCTCTCATAAGGCGGATCCAACAAGTTGGTCGATTTCGTGGGCGAATTACTCTTTCAAACTTAGATGCAGTGGATTTCTTGGCGGGTTGGAAATGCAAGGCCCCGCCAAAATCATTGATCTATCTCGACCCACCTTATTTTGTTAAGGGGCGCAGATTGTACGATAGTTTTTACTCTTCAAAAGACCATGCGGGGATTGCGAAACTGGTTCCTAGCCTTAAGGCTGTCAACTGGATCGTTTCCTATGATGACGTCCCAGAAATCAGAGATCTCTATGGAGACTTCCGGAGCATTAGATATGCCCTAAGCTATAGCGCCATGGATCGGTACAAAGGCAGCGAGGTGATGTTTTTCTCGAATGAGCTCGAAATCCCAGACATGCCACTGAATGCACCAATTCATTTAATCGCTTCCTAA
- a CDS encoding ParB/Srx family N-terminal domain-containing protein: MMDPKYTEVITPIESIDLYVANPRFDPVEDQRSALHAVCIDQGSKLIQLAEDIVHSGLSPIDIPMVVQIDGHSRYTVVEGNRRVAALKLLAQPTRIDEAPLAEPLKKRLKRLAEAFKVKHQDEVKCVLAASVEDAKHWIQLRHTGENKGAGVVSWDGASTARFRGNSPGYDALEFVRIKLAGACDAEVLDRFPVTNLERLLGDPAFRKSMGLELKGGQLTSTIDPQTTAKNLYVVMQDLQQPDVTVGHVYTKDDRKAYLAKIKPQLTSGTPTKESWKIEGRGNAESSPNSPASTAKSASGKKGSLPSSKTRNHLIPRATTFPVDATKANDIYRELRKLDIRLYPFSVAVMARVFLEISLDLFIQKHKLKGALAAVAGKQDPTLRHKVECVRTDLLAKGAEKTVINSAFTKFTSTDSPFSIGQLHMVVHNAHFHPDAVGLIRAWDSCEGFFLALWDRM, from the coding sequence ATGATGGATCCCAAATATACAGAAGTTATTACACCAATTGAATCCATTGATCTCTATGTCGCCAATCCGAGATTTGATCCTGTCGAAGATCAGCGCTCGGCCTTACATGCTGTTTGTATTGACCAGGGCTCAAAGCTTATTCAATTGGCGGAGGATATCGTCCACTCAGGTCTCAGCCCCATCGATATTCCGATGGTGGTACAGATTGATGGACACAGTCGTTATACCGTGGTCGAGGGCAATCGAAGGGTCGCTGCACTAAAGCTATTGGCCCAACCTACACGGATCGACGAAGCACCTTTGGCAGAACCTCTCAAGAAAAGATTGAAACGTCTCGCAGAGGCGTTCAAAGTTAAACACCAAGACGAGGTGAAATGCGTCCTAGCTGCGTCGGTCGAGGATGCAAAACACTGGATCCAGCTACGGCACACAGGAGAGAACAAGGGGGCGGGTGTTGTTAGTTGGGATGGTGCTTCAACAGCTCGATTCCGTGGGAATAGTCCTGGCTATGATGCACTTGAATTTGTTCGAATTAAGCTCGCAGGTGCATGTGACGCGGAAGTCCTTGACCGATTCCCGGTGACCAACTTGGAGCGATTGTTAGGAGACCCAGCATTTAGAAAATCGATGGGTCTAGAGCTTAAAGGCGGACAGCTAACCTCGACGATTGATCCCCAAACCACTGCCAAAAATCTTTATGTAGTCATGCAGGATCTCCAACAGCCAGATGTCACCGTAGGGCACGTCTACACAAAGGACGACCGAAAGGCATATCTGGCAAAGATCAAACCTCAGTTGACATCGGGAACTCCAACTAAGGAATCTTGGAAAATTGAAGGAAGGGGAAATGCTGAATCTTCACCGAATTCACCGGCTTCCACAGCCAAATCGGCTTCAGGGAAGAAGGGGTCCTTGCCCTCTTCCAAAACTCGGAATCACCTAATTCCTAGGGCAACAACATTCCCCGTGGACGCCACGAAGGCGAATGATATCTACCGCGAACTCCGGAAGCTCGATATTCGCTTGTACCCATTTTCTGTTGCAGTGATGGCCAGAGTGTTCCTCGAAATAAGTCTCGATCTGTTTATCCAGAAACATAAACTCAAAGGTGCATTGGCTGCGGTTGCAGGGAAGCAGGATCCAACACTGAGACACAAGGTTGAATGTGTTCGAACTGATCTACTAGCCAAGGGTGCTGAAAAAACTGTAATCAACTCGGCATTCACGAAGTTCACTTCTACGGATTCTCCTTTTTCAATCGGTCAGTTGCATATGGTTGTTCACAACGCGCATTTCCATCCCGATGCTGTCGGCCTGATTCGAGCCTGGGACTCTTGCGAAGGTTTTTTCTTGGCCTTATGGGACCGCATGTAG
- a CDS encoding helix-turn-helix transcriptional regulator: MSRPLRGGYGTPPAHPDTIGKRIKRIWLAWKWSQAQLADAIHTNQKSLSRWELDKQEPGEPALGALAGLFGLTIQALRSGKGFKVPAQPRQLGPLLVAEAYAADLIRLPSLAVGGLLLVHREDDSAEAITARKASEAIRRAHEEGRPVWVVVG, encoded by the coding sequence GTGAGTCGTCCTTTGCGCGGCGGCTACGGAACGCCCCCTGCTCATCCGGACACCATCGGGAAGCGAATCAAGCGCATCTGGCTGGCTTGGAAATGGAGTCAGGCGCAGCTGGCCGACGCTATTCATACGAACCAGAAGAGCCTCTCCCGCTGGGAGCTGGACAAGCAGGAGCCGGGAGAACCTGCCCTCGGTGCGCTTGCAGGGCTTTTCGGCCTGACGATCCAGGCTTTGCGCTCTGGCAAAGGCTTCAAAGTGCCGGCCCAGCCAAGGCAATTGGGCCCCCTGCTTGTGGCTGAGGCCTACGCCGCGGATCTGATCAGGCTCCCAAGTCTTGCAGTAGGGGGGCTATTGCTGGTTCACCGCGAGGACGACAGTGCCGAGGCAATCACTGCCAGGAAGGCCAGTGAGGCTATCCGGAGGGCTCATGAGGAAGGCCGCCCTGTTTGGGTCGTGGTCGGGTAG
- a CDS encoding restriction endonuclease, whose protein sequence is MTATLWGIHGGRDGSADPLFREKSLLALGWTALGDLSQLEADRGAFRAALVEAYPETLAGAVPVEAGVLFRFVHEMAIGDLVAYPSREDRCIHLFEVKGPYQYDATAGAEFPHRRPAKLVKSLPRGNFSQPALNEIGAAITLFKIKTNAAEFLTKLADQSLDISKPIAADLEPETSSSGPDFSESTQDFVIGRLGLHLKGHPFAHFVGHLLNLLGYRTQISPPGRDGGIDILVHNDPLGMQGAVMKVQVKSSEAQVGEKDLRDLTGLLHEDERGLFVTLGTYNLDARKVARGPKGIRLIDGPELVNLICEHYDQIDHRYRSLLPLRRIWVPDLPGNTGE, encoded by the coding sequence ATGACAGCGACTTTGTGGGGGATCCATGGAGGCCGGGATGGCTCGGCCGATCCTCTTTTCCGAGAAAAGAGCCTGCTCGCTCTGGGCTGGACGGCCCTAGGAGACCTGAGCCAGCTTGAAGCGGACCGTGGGGCATTCAGGGCGGCCCTGGTCGAGGCCTATCCAGAGACCTTGGCCGGGGCAGTGCCCGTCGAGGCTGGTGTCCTATTTCGGTTCGTCCACGAAATGGCCATAGGTGATCTGGTGGCCTACCCAAGCCGGGAAGACCGCTGCATTCACCTCTTCGAAGTAAAAGGCCCGTATCAATATGACGCCACCGCGGGAGCGGAGTTCCCACATCGTCGTCCCGCAAAACTTGTGAAGAGCCTTCCCCGTGGCAATTTCAGCCAACCAGCTTTGAATGAGATTGGCGCCGCCATCACTCTGTTCAAGATCAAAACCAATGCAGCAGAATTCCTGACGAAGCTGGCGGATCAGTCCCTTGATATTTCGAAGCCCATAGCGGCAGATCTCGAACCCGAAACTTCGAGCAGCGGGCCCGATTTCTCAGAAAGCACCCAGGACTTCGTAATCGGGCGGCTTGGGCTTCATCTCAAAGGACACCCCTTCGCCCACTTCGTAGGGCACCTGCTGAACCTGCTGGGATACCGCACCCAGATCTCTCCTCCCGGGCGCGATGGTGGCATCGACATCCTGGTCCACAACGACCCTCTGGGTATGCAGGGGGCGGTCATGAAAGTCCAGGTAAAGTCCTCAGAGGCCCAAGTTGGAGAGAAGGACCTGCGAGACCTAACAGGGCTGCTCCACGAGGATGAGCGAGGACTGTTCGTCACTTTGGGCACCTACAACCTGGATGCCCGCAAGGTCGCAAGGGGCCCGAAAGGCATTCGCCTAATCGATGGGCCGGAGCTTGTTAATTTGATCTGCGAACACTACGACCAAATCGACCATCGTTATCGATCGTTGTTGCCCCTACGAAGAATTTGGGTCCCCGACTTGCCTGGCAATACGGGGGAATGA
- a CDS encoding IS481 family transposase, which produces MVKRVLEEDWTVRDAAESIGISTRRAYRWLARFKTEGPAGLLDRSSQPHRLARSHELGLVVEAVGRRRRGQAAIRIASELGVPRSTVGFWLRKARISKASDLQPKEPDNRYEHAAPGDLLHLDTKKLANFHEVGHRATGIRHHKNRDAGYQVLHVCSDDHSRACYMEVLPDEKKETTASFLQRALLHFQARGGTARKLLTDNGSPYRSKAFKAMREAFGLTHSRTRPYRPRTNGKAERLIQTALREWAYGPTWQNSDERNQALGAWLHFYNHHRPHSALGGQPPVTRLNNLVGNDI; this is translated from the coding sequence ATGGTGAAGCGCGTTCTGGAGGAGGACTGGACGGTCCGGGATGCGGCTGAATCCATAGGAATCAGCACGCGCAGGGCCTACCGATGGCTCGCTCGGTTCAAAACAGAGGGTCCGGCCGGACTCCTGGATCGCTCCAGCCAGCCGCATCGCCTGGCGCGAAGCCACGAGCTTGGCCTCGTCGTCGAGGCCGTAGGTCGAAGGCGGCGGGGCCAGGCGGCGATCCGGATTGCCTCGGAACTGGGCGTGCCCCGTTCCACCGTGGGCTTCTGGCTCCGCAAGGCGCGCATCTCCAAGGCTTCGGACCTCCAGCCCAAGGAACCCGACAACCGCTACGAACACGCGGCCCCCGGCGACCTCCTCCACCTGGACACCAAGAAGCTCGCCAACTTCCACGAAGTGGGCCACCGCGCCACAGGCATCCGCCACCACAAGAACCGCGATGCGGGCTACCAGGTGCTCCATGTCTGCTCGGACGACCACTCGCGGGCCTGCTACATGGAAGTGCTTCCGGACGAGAAGAAGGAGACCACTGCCTCATTCCTCCAGAGGGCGCTGTTGCACTTCCAGGCCCGGGGCGGCACCGCCCGCAAGCTGCTGACCGACAACGGCTCGCCCTACCGGTCCAAGGCGTTCAAGGCCATGCGCGAAGCCTTCGGCCTCACGCACAGCCGCACCCGCCCCTACCGCCCACGGACCAACGGCAAGGCCGAGCGCCTCATCCAGACGGCCCTGCGAGAGTGGGCCTACGGTCCCACCTGGCAGAACTCAGACGAAAGAAACCAGGCGCTCGGCGCCTGGCTCCACTTCTACAATCACCACAGGCCACATTCGGCCTTAGGAGGTCAGCCCCCGGTCACAAGGCTGAACAACCTCGTTGGCAACGACATCTAG
- a CDS encoding DNA-binding transcriptional regulator has protein sequence MPNIASTLKSEILRLARKEVRQEVEGLKKASAQYRSDIAALKRRVEALEKVRARAEKHAVRSASKSIVTEGKTTVRFSAKGLASKRRKLGLSAAEVGVILGVSAQTVYNWEAGKSKPQARQLEAIAALRNMGKREIAAKLADSPSE, from the coding sequence GTGCCCAACATCGCCTCCACTCTGAAAAGCGAAATCCTTCGCTTGGCACGAAAAGAAGTCCGACAGGAAGTGGAAGGACTGAAAAAGGCCTCAGCGCAGTACCGATCTGACATCGCGGCGTTGAAGCGGCGTGTGGAGGCACTGGAAAAAGTGCGCGCCCGTGCAGAGAAGCATGCCGTTCGATCAGCCTCCAAATCGATTGTGACCGAGGGGAAAACGACCGTTCGCTTCAGCGCCAAGGGCCTCGCCTCCAAGCGGCGCAAGCTCGGATTATCCGCCGCGGAGGTGGGAGTCATTCTTGGAGTGTCGGCACAAACCGTCTACAACTGGGAGGCTGGCAAATCCAAACCACAGGCACGGCAGTTGGAAGCCATCGCCGCCCTGCGCAACATGGGAAAAAGGGAGATTGCCGCCAAACTCGCCGATTCACCCAGCGAGTAG